In Alosa sapidissima isolate fAloSap1 chromosome 11, fAloSap1.pri, whole genome shotgun sequence, a single window of DNA contains:
- the LOC121724126 gene encoding parathyroid hormone-related protein-like, whose translation MHDKSRALQDFKRSLLVQDLLQQVHTAVFQDMRSGLPGRHGTSRTSQRPKSASVSKTHPLAFHMKGIGAHFSLPQETEKAVRFRGQSLKVAGQRRTWFGKWIPKGKKRHTTHSVEIQ comes from the coding sequence ATGCATGACAAAAGTCGAGCACTGCAGGACTTTAAGCGCAGCCTGTTGGTGCAGGATCTCCTGCAGCAGGTCCACACCGCTGTGTTCCAGGACATGAGATCAGGACTACCCGGCCGCCATGGGACCAGCAGGACAAGCCAACGCCCCAAATCAGCAAGCGTGTCAAAGACTCATCCACTAGCGTTTCATATGAAGGGCATTGGAGCCCACTTCAGCCTACCGCAGGAGACTGAGAAAGCTGTCCGGTTCAGAGGCCAGTCACTGAAGGTGGCAGGCCAGAGGAGGACGTGGTTTGGTAAATGGATTCCGAAAGGAAAGAAGAGGCATACCACACATTCTGTAGAGATACAGTGA